In Pseudomonas campi, the sequence ATGCCAAGCCTAGAATCAGGCAGGCGATCAGGCCATTACGGATTTCTCTCTGCAATTGGCCTGGCTTGGCGGGTCGTTGATCCAATGGCCGGCCAATGCCCAGCGCGGGCATGAGTTTTTCTGTCAGCAAAATACCGATGCCACCGCCAAGCAGGTAGATAAGGCAATGCACGGCAATGGCAACGAGCAATGCAGCTAGCAGGTTGGCCTGCAGCCATGTGCTGATAAGCGTGTCAAAAGACTCCAGCATCCATTGCATTATGTCTTCTCGGGTTAGAAAGGCAGCTTGCCTGACAGCATATGGGCAAACATTCGCAGATTGGCGCGGGCAGTAAGGATAGGGTGCTTGAACTCGATCTCATCAGTAGGCTCCACCCATCGGTGCCCGAGCCATATTGCCAGTAGCCCTACTGCAGGGGCCAGGCCAAGGATTACGAAGTGCCG encodes:
- a CDS encoding DUF962 domain-containing protein; the encoded protein is MPPFRSFDEFYSLYMESHQKLWNRRIHLLGWSIAAGIVVWALITRHFVILGLAPAVGLLAIWLGHRWVEPTDEIEFKHPILTARANLRMFAHMLSGKLPF